A region from the Pseudomonas cucumis genome encodes:
- a CDS encoding glycosyltransferase family 4 protein, whose product MFIVHIADITMFYAPASGGVRTYLDAKHRRLGIKPGIRHSLLIPGAHFSEQDGVYTVPAPALPFGKGYRFPVRLAPWRNVLQDLQPDLIEVGDPYLTAWAALDAKRQLDVPVIGFYHSDLPLLVSNRMGNWVTPNIEAYVSKLYGNFDRVLAPSQIMADKLIGLGVKNVFVQPLGVDLQTFNPNARDPGLRAELGIDENTHLLIFAGRGSKEKNLPVLLKCMKRLGRRYHLLLVGSSMPTLVPRNVTVLNEFYPAAQVARLMASADALVHAGDQETFGLVVLEAMASGIPVVAVAAGAFQEIVTDQCGLLCTPNNPAAMANAVRELFSQGSAALGKQARSHVEQHYAWDIVVDSLLGHYHSVLGTQWPLIANG is encoded by the coding sequence ATGTTCATCGTGCATATCGCTGACATAACCATGTTCTACGCCCCTGCCAGCGGTGGCGTGCGTACTTATCTGGATGCCAAACACCGTCGTCTGGGCATTAAACCGGGCATTCGCCACAGTCTCCTGATTCCTGGGGCTCATTTCAGTGAACAGGACGGTGTCTACACGGTTCCGGCCCCTGCCCTTCCATTTGGCAAGGGTTATCGCTTCCCCGTCCGTCTCGCGCCTTGGCGCAACGTCCTGCAGGATTTGCAGCCCGATCTGATTGAAGTCGGCGACCCTTACCTGACCGCTTGGGCTGCTTTGGACGCCAAGCGCCAACTCGACGTGCCGGTGATCGGTTTTTATCACTCAGACCTGCCACTGCTGGTCAGCAATCGCATGGGCAACTGGGTTACACCCAATATCGAAGCTTATGTCAGCAAGCTTTATGGCAACTTCGACCGGGTTCTGGCGCCGAGTCAAATCATGGCCGATAAACTGATCGGGTTGGGCGTGAAAAACGTTTTCGTACAACCGCTGGGCGTCGACCTGCAAACGTTCAACCCCAATGCACGGGATCCAGGTTTGCGGGCCGAATTGGGCATCGATGAAAATACGCATCTGCTGATCTTCGCCGGCCGCGGATCCAAGGAAAAAAACCTGCCGGTGCTGCTCAAATGCATGAAACGTCTGGGCCGTCGCTATCACCTGTTACTGGTGGGCTCGTCGATGCCGACCCTGGTACCGCGCAATGTCACCGTCCTCAATGAGTTCTACCCGGCGGCGCAAGTTGCGCGCTTGATGGCCAGCGCCGATGCACTGGTGCATGCCGGTGATCAGGAAACCTTTGGTCTGGTGGTCCTCGAAGCCATGGCCAGCGGCATTCCGGTGGTGGCCGTGGCCGCCGGGGCTTTTCAGGAAATTGTCACCGATCAATGCGGCCTGCTTTGCACGCCGAACAATCCAGCGGCGATGGCCAACGCTGTGCGCGAACTGTTCAGTCAGGGCAGTGCCGCATTGGGCAAACAAGCCCGTAGCCATGTCGAGCAGCATTACGCCTGGGATATCGTGGTTGACAGCCTGTTGGGGCACTATCATTCCGTACTCGGCACTCAATGGCCCCTGATCGCCAATGGTTGA
- a CDS encoding polysaccharide deacetylase family protein yields MVEPMNAPSLLLVLHDVAPQTWPDYQAFVEAVDALGEVPINWLVVPNYHKHNDLDAYPAFRRLLTRRVACGDELALHGYFHCDEGPIPITPRDWFMRRIYTHEAEFYDLPLEAALTRLHAGIEVFQRYNWPLEGFVAPAWLMSEGTRQALRQLPLSYTTDSQHLYRLPDFTAIDAPGLVWSARSAWRRGLSKIVSDQREQRWQQAPVIRLGLHPVDMRHEFSRQYWLQTLKRLLDEGRVPMTKAHWLAMQCDAIGRAA; encoded by the coding sequence ATGGTTGAGCCCATGAACGCGCCCAGCCTGTTACTGGTATTGCACGACGTTGCGCCGCAAACCTGGCCCGATTACCAAGCCTTCGTCGAAGCTGTCGACGCGCTGGGCGAGGTGCCGATCAACTGGCTGGTAGTGCCCAATTACCACAAGCATAACGACCTGGACGCGTATCCGGCGTTTCGACGTTTGCTGACCCGCCGCGTCGCTTGCGGCGACGAACTGGCACTGCACGGTTACTTTCATTGCGATGAAGGACCGATCCCCATCACTCCCCGAGACTGGTTCATGCGCCGAATCTACACCCATGAAGCCGAATTCTACGATCTGCCTCTGGAAGCCGCCCTCACCCGCCTGCATGCCGGAATCGAGGTATTCCAACGTTACAACTGGCCACTGGAAGGTTTCGTCGCCCCAGCCTGGCTGATGAGCGAAGGCACCCGCCAGGCGTTGCGCCAGTTACCTCTGAGCTACACCACCGATTCGCAGCATCTGTATCGTTTGCCGGACTTCACCGCGATCGATGCCCCCGGCCTGGTCTGGAGCGCACGCAGCGCCTGGCGCCGCGGCCTGTCGAAAATCGTCAGCGATCAGCGCGAACAACGCTGGCAGCAAGCGCCGGTGATTCGTCTCGGCCTGCATCCGGTTGATATGCGCCATGAGTTTTCGCGTCAGTATTGGCTGCAAACTCTCAAGCGTCTGCTCGACGAGGGCCGTGTGCCGATGACCAAGGCCCATTGGCTGGCAATGCAATGCGACGCCATCGGTCGCGCCGCATGA
- a CDS encoding lysylphosphatidylglycerol synthase transmembrane domain-containing protein, with translation MSRGILLVVALLAAVLIPSLLGGGETWSRLQSFPLKWLLIMFGMILLCWMLNTQRLRLLLGDQRDKVSRFKSLGVVMSAEFAYCATPGGSGGPLTIMALLARHGVRPARGSAVFAMDQLSDLLFFLCALSGILIYALFQHLSQRMEWLLTVSALSMFGGLFSCVLAARYHRSLIRLSGRLLARLNVKGTTRMRWARKLLHFLAAFTDTLKLPFQTLIAVFALTCLHWLLRYSVLYLALRGLGVDLQWAWCFLIQMLSLSAGQFSLLPGGAGAAELTSAALLAPMVGKSTAAAAILIWRTVTYYFYLVVGGPVFLLMLGRPLLRKLMKFKQA, from the coding sequence ATGAGCCGCGGGATCCTGCTGGTCGTCGCCCTGCTCGCTGCGGTGCTGATCCCTTCGTTGCTGGGCGGCGGCGAGACCTGGTCGCGGTTGCAAAGCTTTCCATTGAAATGGCTGCTGATCATGTTCGGCATGATTCTGCTGTGCTGGATGCTCAACACCCAGCGCTTGCGCCTGCTGCTGGGGGATCAGCGCGACAAGGTCAGTCGCTTCAAAAGCCTTGGGGTGGTGATGTCCGCCGAATTCGCCTACTGCGCCACCCCCGGCGGCAGTGGCGGACCGCTGACTATCATGGCGCTGCTGGCACGCCACGGCGTACGACCGGCCAGGGGCAGTGCCGTGTTCGCCATGGATCAGTTGAGCGATCTGCTGTTTTTTCTCTGCGCGCTGAGCGGGATTCTGATTTATGCACTGTTCCAGCACCTCAGCCAGCGCATGGAATGGCTGCTGACCGTCAGTGCCCTCTCGATGTTCGGCGGGCTGTTCAGTTGCGTATTAGCAGCTCGCTACCACCGCTCGCTGATTCGTCTGAGTGGTCGGTTGCTCGCTCGTCTCAATGTCAAAGGCACCACCCGAATGCGCTGGGCGCGAAAACTCCTGCACTTCCTGGCGGCGTTCACTGACACACTGAAGTTGCCCTTTCAGACATTGATTGCGGTGTTTGCACTGACCTGTCTGCATTGGCTCTTGCGCTACAGCGTGTTGTATTTGGCATTGCGTGGGCTGGGCGTAGACTTGCAGTGGGCCTGGTGTTTTCTGATCCAGATGCTGTCGCTGAGTGCGGGGCAGTTCAGCCTGTTGCCGGGCGGTGCCGGGGCGGCGGAATTGACATCGGCGGCGCTGCTGGCGCCCATGGTCGGAAAATCCACCGCGGCGGCGGCGATTCTGATCTGGCGGACGGTGACTTATTACTTCTATCTGGTGGTCGGTGGCCCGGTGTTTTTGCTGATGCTTGGGCGGCCATTGCTGCGCAAGTTGATGAAGTTCAAGCAAGCTTGA